The following proteins are encoded in a genomic region of Hippopotamus amphibius kiboko isolate mHipAmp2 chromosome 8, mHipAmp2.hap2, whole genome shotgun sequence:
- the UNG gene encoding uracil-DNA glycosylase has product MIGQKTLYSFFSPNPARKRSACSHEPADPGTRAAAVAASGDVEASPAKKIRAGQEEPGTPPSSPLSPEQLVRIQRNKAAALLRLAARNVPVGFGESWRKHLSGEFGKPYFIKLMGFIAEERKHYTVYPPPHQVFTWTQMCDIRDVKVVILGQDPYHGPNQAHGLCFSVQRPVPPPPSLENIYKELSTDIDGFVHPGHGDLSGWAKQGVLLLNAVLTVRAHQANSHKERGWEQFTDAVVSWLNQNSNGLVFLLWGSYAQKKGSAIDRRRHHVLQAAHPSPFSVYRGFFGCRHFSKTNELLQKSGKEPINWKDL; this is encoded by the exons ATGATTGGCCAGAAGACGCTCTACTCCTTCTTCTCCCCAAACCCCGCCAGGAAGCGAAGTGCCTGCAGCCATGAGCCGGCCGACCCGGGGACCCGCGCGGCGGCTGTAGCTGCGAGCGGGGATGTGGAG GCCAGCCCCGCCAAGAAGATCCGAGCCGGGCAGGAGGAGCCCGGCACGCCGCCCTCGTCGCCGCTGAGCCCGGAGCAGCTGGTGCGCATCCAGAGGAACAAGGCCGCCGCGCTGCTCAGGCTCGCGGCGCGCAATGTGCCCGTGGGTTTCGGTGAGAGCTGGAGGAAGCACCTGAGCGGGGAGTTCGGGAAACCGTATTTTATAAAG CTCATGGGATTtattgcagaagaaagaaaacattacacTGTTTACCCACCCCCACACCAAGTCTTCACATGGACCCAAATGTGTGACATAAGAGAT GTGAAGGTTGTCATCCTGGGACAGGATCCATATCACGGACCCAATCAAGCTCACGGGCTCTGCTTCAGTGTTCAAAGACCTGTGCCGCCCCCGCCAAG TTtggaaaacatttataaagaGCTGTCTACAGACATAGATGGTTTTGTTCACCCTGGTCATGGAGATTTATCCGGATGGGCCAAGCAGG GTGTTCTCCTGCTCAACGCCGTCCTCACAGTCCGGGCGCATCAGGCCAATTCTCATAAAGAGAGAGGTTGGGAGCAGTTCACCGACGCCGTTGTGTCCTGGCTCAATCAGAACTCGAATGGCCTTGTTTTCTTGCTCTGGGGATCTTATGCTCAGAAGAAAGGCAGTGCCATTGATagg AGGCGGCACCACGTCCTGCAGGCCGCGCATCCCTCACCGTTTTCAGTGTACAGGGGGTTCTTCGGATGCAGGCATTTCTCTAAAACCAACGAGCTGCTGCAGAAGTCTGGCAAAGAACCCATCAACTGGAAGGATCTGTGA
- the LOC130858682 gene encoding 5'-AMP-activated protein kinase subunit gamma-1-like: MKSHRCYDLIPTSSKLVVFDTSLQVKKAFFALVTNGVRAAPLWDSKKQSFVGMLTITDFINILHCYYKSALVQIYELEEHKIETWREVYLQDSFKPLVCISPNASLFDAVSSLIRSKIHRLPVIDPESGNTLYILTHKRILKFLKLFITEFPKPEFMSKSLEELQIGTYANIAMVRTTTPVYVALGIFVQHRVSALPVVDEKGCVVDIYSKFDVINLAAEKTYNNLDVSVTKALQHRSHYFEGVLKCYLHETLETIINRLVEAEVHRLVVVDENDVVKGIVSLSDILQALMLTGGEKP; the protein is encoded by the coding sequence ATGAAGTCTCATCGATGCTATGACCTGATTCCCACAAGCTCAAAATTGGTTGTATTTGATACTTCCCTTCAGGTGAAGAAAGCTTTCTTTGCTTTGGTGACTAATGGTGTCCGAGCTGCCCCTTTGTGGGATAGTAAGAAGCAAAGTTTTGTGGGCATGCTCACCATCACTGATTTCATCAATATCCTGCACTGCTACTATAAATCAGCCTTGGTACAGATCTATGAGCTGGAAGAACACAAGATAGAAACTTGGAGAGAGGTGTACCTACAGGACTCCTTTAAACCACTTGTCTGCATTTCTCCTAATGCCAGCTTGTTTGATGCTGTCTCTTCATTAATTCGAAGCAAGATCCACAGGCTGCCAGTTATTGACCCAGAATCAGGCAACACCTTGTACATCCTCACCCACAAGCGCATCCTCAAATTCCTCAAGTTGTTTATCACTGAGTTCCCCAAGCCAGAGTTCATGTCTAAGTCTCTGGAAGAGCTACAGATTGGCACCTATGCCAACATTGCTATGGTCCGCACTACTACCCCTGTCTACGTGGCTCTGGGCATCTTTGTACAGCATCGAGTCTCAGCCCTGCCAGTGGTGGATGAGAAAGGGTGTGTGGTGGACATCTATTCCAAGTTTGATGTTATCAATCTGGCAGCAGAAAAGACCTACAACAACCTAGATGTGTCAGTGACCAAAGCCCTACAACATCGATCACATTACTTTGAGGGAGTCCTCAAGTGTTACCTGCATGAGACTCTGGAAACCATCATCAACAGGCTGGTAGAAGCAGAGGTTCACCGACTTGTAGTGGTGGATGAGAATGATGTGGTCAAGGGAATTGTATCACTGTCTGACATCTTGCAGGCCCTGATGCTCACAGGCGGAGAGAAGCCCTGA